In Sphingobacterium sp. lm-10, the DNA window ATCTTTTTATATAGGGAAATACATTGGCAAATAGCTGTTCTGCGATATCCGTCCACTCTTGTTTGTCGTACAGTAAGCCCAGTTTGAAAAGCTGACGCACCATCGTGGAGGCGGAAGCCGGAATCACATTGTCCATGATCTCGCTCTTGCGCGCGATTAACTTTTCACTAGTAGAACTTGTGTAGTAGAATGTCTGCTGCTCATCATCATAAAAAAACTGGATAGCCTGCTCCGTAAGCATCTTCGCAAAATTCAGCCATTGCTCATCGAAAGTCGCTTCATATAAGCTGCTTAAGCCTTCAATTGTAAAAGCATAATCGTCAAGAAAGCCAGCTATTTCCCGGTTTTCATCGGCAGGCTGGTGTAACAGACTGCCATCGGACGCAAAGCAATGCTGGCGAATAAACTCGGCGATGTCGATCGCTTGTTGCAGGTATTCCGATGTGTCAAAAACACGATAAGCATCCACAAATCCCTTCATCAAAAGCGCGTTCCAAGTTACGATCTGCTTGTCGTCCAGACCAGGTCTGACACGATTTTCCCGGTAGGAGTACAGCTTCTGCTTTATTTCCTGAAGATAATCATGCCATTCTTCCTCACTAAATCCTGCTTCCTGAATCATAGTGTGCTCGTCTTGGCTCACATACAATACATTGGTAGATTCTTCCCGCCAATTGCCTTCAGGTGTAATGTGGTAATAGTTGCGGAATAACGTTGCATCTGCTCCAAGAAGATCAAACTCATCATGCTCGAACGTGTAGTATTTCCCTTCCACGCCTTCACTATCCGCATCCAATGCACTGTAAAAACCACCATTTGGTGCCTTCATTTCACGGGTCAACCAGGCAATCGTTTCTGCTACAGTTCTTTTATATAAAAGGGTTGGACGCTGTTGGTAGGCTTCACTATACAATCCAATGAGCTGCGCGTTGTCATACAGCATCTTTTCAAAATGAGGTACATGCCAGCGACCATCTACCGAGTAGCGGGCAAACCCGCCACCTACGTGATCGTAGATGCCGCCATTGGCCATTTTCTCTAAGGAAAAATGAACATGATCCAAGAGGTCCTGATCTTGGGAAAGTGCTCCGAAACGAAGGAAAAACAACCAGTTATTGGGCAATGGGAACTTCGGAGCACGATCGTATCCGCCGTCCTTATAATCGAAAGTAGCCTTCCATGGCCGTACAATGTCTTGAAGATCGTCTAATGTGTAGGTCTCCGGGATTACGCTAATTGGCAATTGTTCTGCCTGATGAATGCCTGCTGTGAGCTTCTCTGCATATTCGATCGCCACCTGTGGCGTTTCTTCCCACATTTTGGCAATCTCCAATAAGGTATGCTGCCAATCTTGTGGCTTGAAATAGGTGCCACCATAAATTGGTCGACCGTCTGGCAGGCATATGGCATGTAGTGGCCAGCCGCCAGCATTGGTCATTAACTGTACCGCGATCATATAGATCTGATCTACATCGGGGCGTTCTTCACGATCGACTTTGATAGGCACAAAAAATTTATTCATCGTCTGTGCGATGGCATCATTCTCGAAACTTTGTTTCTCCATCACATGGCACCAGTGGCAGGCAGAATAGCCAATGCTTACGATCAGCAATTTGTTTTCTTGCTTGGCTTTCTCTAGCGCTTCGGCCGACCAAGGATGCCAATCCACCGGATTATGCGCATGTTGGCGGAGGTAGGGAGAGCGTTCGTTTGCTAATTTGTTGGCCATGCTTAAGGGGAGGTTAAGATTATTCGAAGATGTGTTGTAGCGCTGCGGTCTGCCCGGAAAGCTGCGGAAAGGTCATGCTGTCTGGAAATTCCAGGTAGGCGGCATAGGCCGTTTTTAACTCCGCGTACTCATCCGTCAAGTAGGTAACAAGCGAGGAAAGTCCTGGATTGTGGCCAAATAGGAAGACTGTATGCACATCGTCTGGTATGCTATTGATAACTTTTAAAATATCTAGATGATGTGCTTCATAAATCTGCATTGCTTTTTGGATCCGATCGGTAGGATAGTCGAATATAGCACACATCAGTTCTGCAGTTTGAATAGCGCGATTGGCGGAGGAAGAAATAGCTAACGTTTGTTGATCAATGACGATGTCTGCTGCAATTTCGTGCGCAACACGCATGGCGTCTTGACGCCCTCTTTCTACCAGATTACGGTCGAAATCGCGCTTCGAAAAATTTGGATCTTCTGCTTTTCCGTGACGAATGATGTATATTCTTCTCATAGGGCCTCAGGTTTTTATTTGAAACTGGCTATAAATTCTGAAATATCTGAAGCAGCCAGCTGTTCTTTTCCTAAAACCCTTACAAAAGCCGTTCCGACGATGGCTCCGTTAGCATGATTTGTCGCTTTTTGATGAGTTTCTCGATTAGAAATGCCAAATCCAATCACAATTGGGGAGGATAAACCCATATTTTTAATGCGTGAAAAATAGGCTTCTGATCGATCTTCTACCTGTAGCTCTTTACCTGTAGTTGCATTAGAACTCAATAAATAGATAAAGCTGGTACTTAAGGCATCAATCTTACGAATTCTTTCATCAGATGTTTGTGGTGTCACTAAAAATACATTGCTGATACCGTACTTTTCAAAAATCGGCTGGTACATTTCTTCGTACTCGTACAGCGGAAGATCTGGAATGATAGCGCCATCTACTCCGACGGCTTGGCAAGCAGCACAGAATTCCTCGACACCATATTGCAAGACGGTATTAAAATAACCCATCAGAAATACCGGAATCTGCACGTGTTCTCTCAGCGTCTTCAGCTGCTCAAAAAGCACCTTTAATGACATGCCGTTTTGAAGTGCTTTCTGAGAACTTTCTTGAATTACAGGGCCGTCGGCTACGGGGTCAGAGTAGGGAATACCGATTTCTAGGAAATTGGCGCCACTTTTTTCCAGGGTCGACGCGATGTCCAATGTCGAATCCAAACTAGGATAGCCGGCGGTAAAATAAATAGATAACAGGCGTTCCCCCTGTAAGATTTTTCTGGTATGATCTAGTGTACGCATGTGTCTCTAAAAGCCAAAGTATTTCATATAATTGTCTAAATCCTTATCACCGCGACCGGAAAGGCAAATCACGACCGTCTCGTCACCTTTAAAGGTCATTTTTTCGAGATGTGCCAGTGCGTGAGCACTTTCTATGGCCGGGATAATGCCTTCTAACTTAGTTAGCAGCAGTCCTGCTTGCATAGCTTCATCATCTGTAGCACTTACAAAAGTGGCCCGTCCGCTCTGGAAGAGCCATGCATGTTGCGGTCCGATACCCGGATAGTCCAGTCCGGCAGAGATCGAATAGGGTTCGGTAACTTGGCCATCATCCGTTTGCATTAAGATAGAGCGACTACCATGCAGTACGCCTTCGCGCCCGAGCGCTGTAGTCGCGGCAGATTCTCCGGAATGTACACCATGGCCGGCAGCTTCTACTGCAATAATATTTACTGATTCATCGTCCAAAAAATGATAAAACATCCCTGCTGCATTCGATCCACCGCCTACGCAGGCAATGACATGATCTGCATGGCTGCTACCCGTTTGCTCCATCAATTGCTTACGTGTTTCCTCAGAAATGATGGATTGAAAACGAGCTACCATATCCGGGTAGGGGTGTGGCCCTACGACCGAGCCAATGATATAATGCGTATCTACAGGATTATTGATCCAGTCACGTAATGCCTCATTCGTGGCGTCCTTCAATGTTTTGCTGCCCGATGTGGCAGGCACCACCGTAGCGCCCATCATCTTCATGCGCGCCACATTGGGCGCCTGACGCTCGATATCTACCTCGCCCATGTAGACAACACATTCTAACCCCTTCAGTGCACAAACGGTGGCCGTAGCCACGCCATGCTGCCCAGCACCCGTCTCTGCGATAATACGCTTTTTACCCAGACGCTCGGCCAGCAGAATCTGACCGATGGTATTATTGATCTTGTGTGCCCCGGTATGATTAAGATCTTCCCGTTTTAGAAAAATTCGGGCACCATATTTCTCCGATAACCGACCTGCCAGATACAAAGGCGAAGGCCGCCCCACGTAATCTTTGAGCAATTTCACAAAATCCTCCCGAAAACTGGGATCTTGAATAATGTTCAGGTACTCATTTTGAAGTTCTTCTACATTCGGATAAAGCATTTCGGGGACGTAAGCGCCACCGAACGGCCCATAATATCCGCGCTTATCTACTTGATATTTGCTCATGATGAATTATTTTGAGTGCTTTATGTACTAAATCTATGTCTTTTATGCCAGGGGCGATTTCCAGTTTGGAATTCAGGTCCAGCCCGATTAGCCGGGTGTCTTTTTGTTCCAATGCCGCCTCGAGGTTATGTAATCCGATGCCACCACTGAGCAGGTAAGGAAGTTGTCCGGTATAGTGATTCAGTAAACCCCAGTCGAACGTATTTCCGCTTCCGCCGTGTGCTGGCGTTTGCGTGTCAAATAAAAAGCAGTCCACTACGTCACCGTATTCGTCTAGCTTCGTGAAATCAAATTCCGTATTCACTCCAAATGCTTTCCAAACCGTAAATCCTTTGTCTTTTAAAGCTGCGCAATAGGATGGAGGCTCCTGCCCATGGAGTTGGATCACGTCGAGCTGAAAGTCGAGCTGTCTTTCTAAGACGTCTTCTATCGGCTGATTAACAAAAACCCCTACCTTTCGAATGGTATGCTGAGCAAAAATCTGAGGATCTACGTTGCCGGCAAATCTCAGTGACTTTTCATAAAAGATCAGCCCGATGTAATCCACTGGCAGTTGCAGCAAGGATGCGATATTCGTCGATTCCTTCATCCCACAGATCTTTACGACAATTTTTCTATCCATTAGTCAGTTTTAACAAGCTGTTAAGTGCTTTCTTTCCCAATAATGAAGCCTCTGCTTCATAAAAACAATCTCCAAATGATTTCTCGGGCTCCAATGTTTTTATAGCGAAAGCAGCGTTTGTCAAGACAACTTGATTTTGTGCGTCTGTACCTTCTCCTGCAATAATCTTCCGAAAAATAGCCGCTGATTCCGGTGGATTCGTGCCACCACCAATCTGCTCTGCCAATACAGGATCGAAACCTAAGTCAGAAACCTGAAAATAATGTTCACCCGCATTGTCAATTACTTTAAAATCACCGGTGAGGGAGATCTCATCGTAGCCATCCAAGGCATGCATAATACTGTACTGTTTTGTAGTACCCTGATAGAGGTAAGCATATAAACGGGCCAACTCCAAACTAAAAACTCCCACCGATTGAAATTCAGGATTGGCGGGATTGGTCAATGGGCCCAACATGTTGAAAAAGGTTTTGACGCCCAATGCACGACGAATCGGTGCTACAGTCTTCATCGCCGGATGGAAAAGAGGAGCGTGTAAGAAACAAATGTTGGCTTCATCCAACTGCTTTTGTAAGGTGTCTCGATCGCTTGTGAAGCGGTAGCCCAGTAATTCCATAACATTGGAAGATCCGCAGCCCGAAGATACACCTACATTACCGTGCTTGGCGACATGATATCCTGCTCCGGCGACTACGAAAGAAGCTAACGTGGAAATGTTGAAGGTGTCTTTGCCATCTCCACCGGTACCGCACATATCGATCAAACGATAACCTGGGAAGGCTACTTTAAGACATAAATCATACATCGCATCTCGAAACCCTTGTAATTCTTCTACACGGATGCTCCGCATGCCATATGTAGTCATAAAAGCGGCGATCTGATGGCTATCGTATTTACCGGTAGCAATATTGGTCAAAATAGCATAAGCTTCTTTTCGATCGAAGGATTTGTATTCGAATAGATGGGATAATATTTCTTTCATCTGTGTCTATTTTGCGTTTTAAACGCCACCTGAAATACCCTTATTTATTGGTCAGGAGCATTTCAATTTTTTACATAAAAAAAGGCTTGCCAAAAAGGCAAGCCCACTATTTCTTTCCGTATAATTAAAGACATAGGATGTTGCCACAACGTTATCCGTTATGCCACCACCAAGTTTTAATTGTACTGTTATTTTTCATGACTCTATTAAACAAATATTGGCAATACTTTTTAATAATGCAAGTTTATCTTAAAATCAGTATGTCACAAAATGTGCTCGGTTATTGCCTTTAGATACCAGTGTGAAAGAAGCGATCTTATTTTTTTCAACATATAAAGCCGTTAATTGGCGTTTACCATAGTACAAGAAGATCATATCAGCTGTATTCATTCCCTCAGGATCTATATCTGCAACGTCTTTGCGTGACATGTCTGCATAGGGAACAAATCGGATTTCATTTAATCTTTTGCTTTGCAGGTTTAACCTGATTTCCGCGAGGCTGGCCATCAGATAATCATACATCTCATCGTCAGCGTCTTGAACCAATACGTGCTTGCTTAATACAATATCTAGTGCTAGGTTGGTGTTGTCTAAATCCCGAATGAATTGTTGCGCGACTCCTATGCTTCGCCGCGAACTTTCTGCGGGTGCATTGCTTGTGCCAGAAGTGCTAATTTGCTGTGCGGTATCTTGAGCAGCTTTCTCCCGCTTTATCCGCATTTGGGCACAAGAGGAGAAGCTAATTGATAGAAGTAGTAACGCGAGTAAAGTATTTTTCATGTGTACACTATTTGTGTATTGGACAGTATTCGGGAGAAAAGGATTAACTAAAGAGGATATCTATAGTCATAAAAAAGCCGCCTGATTTCGTGTCAAGCGGCTTTTAAGGTCTTAGTATTCATCTTCATTGAAGAAGAAGTCGTCCTTAGTGGGATAGTCCGGCCATATCTCTTCGATATTCTCGTATGGCTCACCATCGTCTTCCAGTGCTTGAAGGTTTTCAATAACCTCAACCGGTGCTCCCGAACGAATTCCATAGTCAATTAACTCGTCTTTCGTAGCGGGCCACGGCGCATCTTCCAAATGCGAAGCTAATTCAAGTGTCCAATACATAGTCTTCTCTATTTAAGCTTGTTACTTTTCGCAAAAGTAGCAAAATATTTGTTTTATGCAAGTTTCCGCTATCGATAGACAGAATTAAAACGATAACTATCTATTTTTGAGTTCGTTAATTTTACTGTTCAGCCACGC includes these proteins:
- a CDS encoding thioredoxin domain-containing protein, whose amino-acid sequence is MANKLANERSPYLRQHAHNPVDWHPWSAEALEKAKQENKLLIVSIGYSACHWCHVMEKQSFENDAIAQTMNKFFVPIKVDREERPDVDQIYMIAVQLMTNAGGWPLHAICLPDGRPIYGGTYFKPQDWQHTLLEIAKMWEETPQVAIEYAEKLTAGIHQAEQLPISVIPETYTLDDLQDIVRPWKATFDYKDGGYDRAPKFPLPNNWLFFLRFGALSQDQDLLDHVHFSLEKMANGGIYDHVGGGFARYSVDGRWHVPHFEKMLYDNAQLIGLYSEAYQQRPTLLYKRTVAETIAWLTREMKAPNGGFYSALDADSEGVEGKYYTFEHDEFDLLGADATLFRNYYHITPEGNWREESTNVLYVSQDEHTMIQEAGFSEEEWHDYLQEIKQKLYSYRENRVRPGLDDKQIVTWNALLMKGFVDAYRVFDTSEYLQQAIDIAEFIRQHCFASDGSLLHQPADENREIAGFLDDYAFTIEGLSSLYEATFDEQWLNFAKMLTEQAIQFFYDDEQQTFYYTSSTSEKLIARKSEIMDNVIPASASTMVRQLFKLGLLYDKQEWTDIAEQLFANVFPYIKRYGSAYSNWAIQLAELVYGTNEIALTGKDAADWRRQLDQHYIPNKLTLGGTKSTLPLLSNRQGLESKAYLCRNSTCSLPQDSVKSILELINQ
- a CDS encoding histidine phosphatase family protein, coding for MRRIYIIRHGKAEDPNFSKRDFDRNLVERGRQDAMRVAHEIAADIVIDQQTLAISSSANRAIQTAELMCAIFDYPTDRIQKAMQIYEAHHLDILKVINSIPDDVHTVFLFGHNPGLSSLVTYLTDEYAELKTAYAAYLEFPDSMTFPQLSGQTAALQHIFE
- the trpA gene encoding tryptophan synthase subunit alpha, whose protein sequence is MRTLDHTRKILQGERLLSIYFTAGYPSLDSTLDIASTLEKSGANFLEIGIPYSDPVADGPVIQESSQKALQNGMSLKVLFEQLKTLREHVQIPVFLMGYFNTVLQYGVEEFCAACQAVGVDGAIIPDLPLYEYEEMYQPIFEKYGISNVFLVTPQTSDERIRKIDALSTSFIYLLSSNATTGKELQVEDRSEAYFSRIKNMGLSSPIVIGFGISNRETHQKATNHANGAIVGTAFVRVLGKEQLAASDISEFIASFK
- the trpB gene encoding tryptophan synthase subunit beta, producing MSKYQVDKRGYYGPFGGAYVPEMLYPNVEELQNEYLNIIQDPSFREDFVKLLKDYVGRPSPLYLAGRLSEKYGARIFLKREDLNHTGAHKINNTIGQILLAERLGKKRIIAETGAGQHGVATATVCALKGLECVVYMGEVDIERQAPNVARMKMMGATVVPATSGSKTLKDATNEALRDWINNPVDTHYIIGSVVGPHPYPDMVARFQSIISEETRKQLMEQTGSSHADHVIACVGGGSNAAGMFYHFLDDESVNIIAVEAAGHGVHSGESAATTALGREGVLHGSRSILMQTDDGQVTEPYSISAGLDYPGIGPQHAWLFQSGRATFVSATDDEAMQAGLLLTKLEGIIPAIESAHALAHLEKMTFKGDETVVICLSGRGDKDLDNYMKYFGF
- a CDS encoding phosphoribosylanthranilate isomerase, whose product is MDRKIVVKICGMKESTNIASLLQLPVDYIGLIFYEKSLRFAGNVDPQIFAQHTIRKVGVFVNQPIEDVLERQLDFQLDVIQLHGQEPPSYCAALKDKGFTVWKAFGVNTEFDFTKLDEYGDVVDCFLFDTQTPAHGGSGNTFDWGLLNHYTGQLPYLLSGGIGLHNLEAALEQKDTRLIGLDLNSKLEIAPGIKDIDLVHKALKIIHHEQISSR
- the trpD gene encoding anthranilate phosphoribosyltransferase gives rise to the protein MKEILSHLFEYKSFDRKEAYAILTNIATGKYDSHQIAAFMTTYGMRSIRVEELQGFRDAMYDLCLKVAFPGYRLIDMCGTGGDGKDTFNISTLASFVVAGAGYHVAKHGNVGVSSGCGSSNVMELLGYRFTSDRDTLQKQLDEANICFLHAPLFHPAMKTVAPIRRALGVKTFFNMLGPLTNPANPEFQSVGVFSLELARLYAYLYQGTTKQYSIMHALDGYDEISLTGDFKVIDNAGEHYFQVSDLGFDPVLAEQIGGGTNPPESAAIFRKIIAGEGTDAQNQVVLTNAAFAIKTLEPEKSFGDCFYEAEASLLGKKALNSLLKLTNG
- a CDS encoding DUF2795 domain-containing protein, encoding MYWTLELASHLEDAPWPATKDELIDYGIRSGAPVEVIENLQALEDDGEPYENIEEIWPDYPTKDDFFFNEDEY